Proteins co-encoded in one Rattus rattus isolate New Zealand chromosome 5, Rrattus_CSIRO_v1, whole genome shotgun sequence genomic window:
- the Zbtb43 gene encoding zinc finger and BTB domain-containing protein 43 isoform X1 — protein MVQNIPEDMSRWHGSMRPFPQRAWASTDFWYLRRSPRASSYRYCETAVFVCVLTCVLMMTFSQLPSVALTFPREMPTNVYSSQIGHQGQSKVRFHQSPTCRTTLNKIGDEMEPGTNSFQVEFPDFSSTILQKLNQQRQQGQLCDVSIVVQGHIFQAHKAVLAASSPYFCDQVLLKNSRRIVLPDVMNPRVFENILLFSYTGRLVMPAPEIVSYLTAASFLQMWHVVDKCTEVLEGNPTVLCQKLNHGSDHQSPSSSNYNGLAESFELGSGGHTDFPKAQELRDGENEEESTKDELSSQVTEHEYLPSNSSTEHDRLSTEMASQDGEEGTNDSAEFHYTRPLYSKPSIMPHRRWIHVKPERLEQAWDGMDVHAAYDEHQVSESVNTMQTDHSAQPSGAEEEFQIVEKKVEVEFDEHAEGSNYDEQVDFYGSSMEEFSGEKLGGGLIGHKQETALAAGYSENIEMVMGIKEEASHLGFSATDKLYPCQCGKSFTHKSQRDRHMSMHLGLRPYGCSVCGKKFKMKHHLVGHMKIHTGIKPYECNICAKRFMWRDSFHRHVTSCTKSYEAAKAEQNTTEAN, from the exons ATGGTTCAAAATATTCCTGAAGACATGAGCAGGTGGCATGGGAGCATGCGTCCTTTTCCTCAGAGGGCTTGGGCATCCACAGATTTTTGGTATTTGAGGAGGAGTCCTAGAGCCAGCTCCTACAGATACTGTGAGACAGCTGTGTTTGTGTGCGTACTTACATGTGTATTAATGATGACATTTTCCCAGTTACCCAGTGTCGCATTAACTTTTCCTAGGGAGATGCCAACAAACGTTTATTCATCCCAGATAGGGCACCAAGGACAGAGCAAAGTACGattccaccaaagtccaacttgtcGAACCA cACTAAACAAGATTGGTGATGAAATGGAGCCTGGAACAAACTCTTTTCAAGTAGAGTTTCCAGATTTTTCCAGCACCATTCTGCAGAAACTAAACCAGCAGCGCCAGCAAGGACAGTTATGTGACGTCTCCATTGTTGTCCAAGGCCACATTTTCCAGGCACACAAAGCCGTTCTTGCTGCCAGTTCACCCTACTTTTGTGACCAAGTACTCCTGAAAAACAGTAGGAGAATTGTTTTGCCTGATGTGATGAACCCAAGAGTGTTTGAGAACATTCTTTTATTTAGCTACACAGGACGCCTTGTAATGCCTGCTCCAGAAATTGTTAGTTACTTAACAGCAGCCAGCTTCCTCCAGATGTGGCATGTGGTGGACAAGTGCACCGAGGTTCTGGAGGGAAACCCCACAGTCTTGTGTCAGAAGCTAAACCATGGCAGTGACCACCAGTCCCCCAGCAGCAGTAACTACAATGGCCTGGCCGAGAGCTTTGAGCTGGGCTCTGGGGGCCACACTGATTTCCCCAAAGCCCAGGAGCTGAGGGATGGTGAAAATGAAGAGGAGAGCACCAAAGACGAGCTGTCATCTCAGGTCACCGAGCACGAGTATCTGCCCAGTAACTCGTCCACGGAGCATGACCGCCTGAGCACCGAGATGGCCAGCCAGGACGGGGAGGAGGGGACCAACGACAGCGCAGAGTTCCACTACACCCGGCCTCTGTATAGCAAGCCCAGCATCATGCCTCACAGGCGCTGGATCCATGTGAAGCCTGAGCGCCTGGAACAGGCTTGGGATGGCATGGATGTGCATGCAGCCTACGATGAGCACCAGGTCTCCGAGTCTGTCAACACCATGCAGACAGATCACTCGGCCCAGCCTTCGGGAGCGGAGGAGGAGTTCCAAATTGTAGAGAAGAAAGTGGAAGTAGAGTTTGACGAGCATGCAGAGGGCAGCAACTACGACGAGCAGGTGGACTTCTACGGCTCCTCCATGGAGGAGTTCTCTGGAGAAAAGTTGGGGGGCGGTCTAATTGGACACAAACAGGAGACTGCCCTTGCAGCAGGCTACAGTGAGAACATTGAGATGGTGATGGGGATAAAAGAAGAGGCGTCCCACTTAGGATTCTCAGCCACCGACAAGCTGTATCCTTGTCAGTGTGGGAAAAGTTTCACGCACAAAAGTCAGCGAGATCGACACATGAGCATGCACCTCGGTCTGCGCCCGTATGGCTGCAGTGTCTGTGGTAAGAAATTCAAAATGAAGCACCATCTCGTGGGCCACATGAAAATTCATACCGGCATAAAGCCCTACGAGTGTAATATCTGTGCAAAGAGATTTATGTGGAGGGACAGTTTCCACAGGCATGTGACTTCTTGTACCAAGTCCTATGAAGCTGCAAAGGCTGAGCAGAATACAACTGAGGCTAACTAA
- the Zbtb43 gene encoding zinc finger and BTB domain-containing protein 43 isoform X3: MEPGTNSFQVEFPDFSSTILQKLNQQRQQGQLCDVSIVVQGHIFQAHKAVLAASSPYFCDQVLLKNSRRIVLPDVMNPRVFENILLFSYTGRLVMPAPEIVSYLTAASFLQMWHVVDKCTEVLEGNPTVLCQKLNHGSDHQSPSSSNYNGLAESFELGSGGHTDFPKAQELRDGENEEESTKDELSSQVTEHEYLPSNSSTEHDRLSTEMASQDGEEGTNDSAEFHYTRPLYSKPSIMPHRRWIHVKPERLEQAWDGMDVHAAYDEHQVSESVNTMQTDHSAQPSGAEEEFQIVEKKVEVEFDEHAEGSNYDEQVDFYGSSMEEFSGEKLGGGLIGHKQETALAAGYSENIEMVMGIKEEASHLGFSATDKLYPCQCGKSFTHKSQRDRHMSMHLGLRPYGCSVCGKKFKMKHHLVGHMKIHTGIKPYECNICAKRFMWRDSFHRHVTSCTKSYEAAKAEQNTTEAN; the protein is encoded by the coding sequence ATGGAGCCTGGAACAAACTCTTTTCAAGTAGAGTTTCCAGATTTTTCCAGCACCATTCTGCAGAAACTAAACCAGCAGCGCCAGCAAGGACAGTTATGTGACGTCTCCATTGTTGTCCAAGGCCACATTTTCCAGGCACACAAAGCCGTTCTTGCTGCCAGTTCACCCTACTTTTGTGACCAAGTACTCCTGAAAAACAGTAGGAGAATTGTTTTGCCTGATGTGATGAACCCAAGAGTGTTTGAGAACATTCTTTTATTTAGCTACACAGGACGCCTTGTAATGCCTGCTCCAGAAATTGTTAGTTACTTAACAGCAGCCAGCTTCCTCCAGATGTGGCATGTGGTGGACAAGTGCACCGAGGTTCTGGAGGGAAACCCCACAGTCTTGTGTCAGAAGCTAAACCATGGCAGTGACCACCAGTCCCCCAGCAGCAGTAACTACAATGGCCTGGCCGAGAGCTTTGAGCTGGGCTCTGGGGGCCACACTGATTTCCCCAAAGCCCAGGAGCTGAGGGATGGTGAAAATGAAGAGGAGAGCACCAAAGACGAGCTGTCATCTCAGGTCACCGAGCACGAGTATCTGCCCAGTAACTCGTCCACGGAGCATGACCGCCTGAGCACCGAGATGGCCAGCCAGGACGGGGAGGAGGGGACCAACGACAGCGCAGAGTTCCACTACACCCGGCCTCTGTATAGCAAGCCCAGCATCATGCCTCACAGGCGCTGGATCCATGTGAAGCCTGAGCGCCTGGAACAGGCTTGGGATGGCATGGATGTGCATGCAGCCTACGATGAGCACCAGGTCTCCGAGTCTGTCAACACCATGCAGACAGATCACTCGGCCCAGCCTTCGGGAGCGGAGGAGGAGTTCCAAATTGTAGAGAAGAAAGTGGAAGTAGAGTTTGACGAGCATGCAGAGGGCAGCAACTACGACGAGCAGGTGGACTTCTACGGCTCCTCCATGGAGGAGTTCTCTGGAGAAAAGTTGGGGGGCGGTCTAATTGGACACAAACAGGAGACTGCCCTTGCAGCAGGCTACAGTGAGAACATTGAGATGGTGATGGGGATAAAAGAAGAGGCGTCCCACTTAGGATTCTCAGCCACCGACAAGCTGTATCCTTGTCAGTGTGGGAAAAGTTTCACGCACAAAAGTCAGCGAGATCGACACATGAGCATGCACCTCGGTCTGCGCCCGTATGGCTGCAGTGTCTGTGGTAAGAAATTCAAAATGAAGCACCATCTCGTGGGCCACATGAAAATTCATACCGGCATAAAGCCCTACGAGTGTAATATCTGTGCAAAGAGATTTATGTGGAGGGACAGTTTCCACAGGCATGTGACTTCTTGTACCAAGTCCTATGAAGCTGCAAAGGCTGAGCAGAATACAACTGAGGCTAACTAA
- the Zbtb43 gene encoding zinc finger and BTB domain-containing protein 43 isoform X2, whose product MPTNVYSSQIGHQGQSKVRFHQSPTCRTTLNKIGDEMEPGTNSFQVEFPDFSSTILQKLNQQRQQGQLCDVSIVVQGHIFQAHKAVLAASSPYFCDQVLLKNSRRIVLPDVMNPRVFENILLFSYTGRLVMPAPEIVSYLTAASFLQMWHVVDKCTEVLEGNPTVLCQKLNHGSDHQSPSSSNYNGLAESFELGSGGHTDFPKAQELRDGENEEESTKDELSSQVTEHEYLPSNSSTEHDRLSTEMASQDGEEGTNDSAEFHYTRPLYSKPSIMPHRRWIHVKPERLEQAWDGMDVHAAYDEHQVSESVNTMQTDHSAQPSGAEEEFQIVEKKVEVEFDEHAEGSNYDEQVDFYGSSMEEFSGEKLGGGLIGHKQETALAAGYSENIEMVMGIKEEASHLGFSATDKLYPCQCGKSFTHKSQRDRHMSMHLGLRPYGCSVCGKKFKMKHHLVGHMKIHTGIKPYECNICAKRFMWRDSFHRHVTSCTKSYEAAKAEQNTTEAN is encoded by the exons ATGCCAACAAACGTTTATTCATCCCAGATAGGGCACCAAGGACAGAGCAAAGTACGattccaccaaagtccaacttgtcGAACCA cACTAAACAAGATTGGTGATGAAATGGAGCCTGGAACAAACTCTTTTCAAGTAGAGTTTCCAGATTTTTCCAGCACCATTCTGCAGAAACTAAACCAGCAGCGCCAGCAAGGACAGTTATGTGACGTCTCCATTGTTGTCCAAGGCCACATTTTCCAGGCACACAAAGCCGTTCTTGCTGCCAGTTCACCCTACTTTTGTGACCAAGTACTCCTGAAAAACAGTAGGAGAATTGTTTTGCCTGATGTGATGAACCCAAGAGTGTTTGAGAACATTCTTTTATTTAGCTACACAGGACGCCTTGTAATGCCTGCTCCAGAAATTGTTAGTTACTTAACAGCAGCCAGCTTCCTCCAGATGTGGCATGTGGTGGACAAGTGCACCGAGGTTCTGGAGGGAAACCCCACAGTCTTGTGTCAGAAGCTAAACCATGGCAGTGACCACCAGTCCCCCAGCAGCAGTAACTACAATGGCCTGGCCGAGAGCTTTGAGCTGGGCTCTGGGGGCCACACTGATTTCCCCAAAGCCCAGGAGCTGAGGGATGGTGAAAATGAAGAGGAGAGCACCAAAGACGAGCTGTCATCTCAGGTCACCGAGCACGAGTATCTGCCCAGTAACTCGTCCACGGAGCATGACCGCCTGAGCACCGAGATGGCCAGCCAGGACGGGGAGGAGGGGACCAACGACAGCGCAGAGTTCCACTACACCCGGCCTCTGTATAGCAAGCCCAGCATCATGCCTCACAGGCGCTGGATCCATGTGAAGCCTGAGCGCCTGGAACAGGCTTGGGATGGCATGGATGTGCATGCAGCCTACGATGAGCACCAGGTCTCCGAGTCTGTCAACACCATGCAGACAGATCACTCGGCCCAGCCTTCGGGAGCGGAGGAGGAGTTCCAAATTGTAGAGAAGAAAGTGGAAGTAGAGTTTGACGAGCATGCAGAGGGCAGCAACTACGACGAGCAGGTGGACTTCTACGGCTCCTCCATGGAGGAGTTCTCTGGAGAAAAGTTGGGGGGCGGTCTAATTGGACACAAACAGGAGACTGCCCTTGCAGCAGGCTACAGTGAGAACATTGAGATGGTGATGGGGATAAAAGAAGAGGCGTCCCACTTAGGATTCTCAGCCACCGACAAGCTGTATCCTTGTCAGTGTGGGAAAAGTTTCACGCACAAAAGTCAGCGAGATCGACACATGAGCATGCACCTCGGTCTGCGCCCGTATGGCTGCAGTGTCTGTGGTAAGAAATTCAAAATGAAGCACCATCTCGTGGGCCACATGAAAATTCATACCGGCATAAAGCCCTACGAGTGTAATATCTGTGCAAAGAGATTTATGTGGAGGGACAGTTTCCACAGGCATGTGACTTCTTGTACCAAGTCCTATGAAGCTGCAAAGGCTGAGCAGAATACAACTGAGGCTAACTAA